In Rhizobium jaguaris, a single window of DNA contains:
- a CDS encoding ABC transporter ATP-binding protein, translating into MENRKDTGGATATAKAFAAHRIRLSIDGNDILSDVDLSFPKGEFVALVGHNGSGKSSLLKILGRQILPTAGTASYAGRDIRSFPERAFARSVAYLPQDVSASADMTVRELVRCGRYPWHGPLGRFSKTDGEKVEQALALTHLEPLADRIVATLSGGERQRAWLAMLVAQDTECLLLDEPTAALDIAHQIEVLSLVRRLSHEKGLSVIIVLHDINMAARFCDRICALKRGRVVASGRPNEILMRERLQEIYGIDMDVIAAPKTGYPLAYAC; encoded by the coding sequence GTGGAAAATCGCAAAGACACAGGCGGCGCAACCGCCACGGCCAAAGCGTTCGCAGCGCATCGCATTCGGCTTTCGATCGACGGAAACGACATTCTGAGCGATGTCGATCTGTCGTTTCCAAAAGGTGAGTTCGTCGCCTTGGTGGGGCATAACGGTTCGGGAAAATCCAGCCTGCTGAAAATCCTCGGCCGACAGATCCTGCCGACGGCGGGCACGGCCAGTTATGCCGGCCGGGATATCCGTTCATTTCCGGAACGCGCCTTTGCGCGTTCGGTCGCTTATTTACCGCAGGATGTGAGCGCCAGCGCCGACATGACGGTTCGGGAGCTGGTGCGCTGCGGTCGCTATCCCTGGCATGGCCCTCTCGGGCGCTTCTCGAAGACAGATGGAGAAAAGGTGGAGCAAGCGCTTGCCTTAACGCATCTGGAACCTCTGGCCGACCGCATCGTGGCAACGCTTTCCGGCGGCGAACGGCAGCGAGCGTGGCTCGCCATGCTGGTCGCGCAAGATACCGAGTGCCTCCTGCTGGATGAGCCGACCGCGGCCCTCGATATTGCGCATCAGATCGAGGTCTTATCTTTGGTGCGCAGGCTCTCCCATGAAAAAGGCCTGAGCGTCATCATCGTCCTTCACGACATCAACATGGCTGCTCGCTTCTGCGATCGTATCTGCGCACTGAAACGTGGTCGCGTCGTCGCCAGTGGAAGACCGAATGAGATCCTGATGCGCGAGCGACTGCAGGAGATCTACGGCATCGACATGGATGTCATTGCCGCGCCGAAAACTGGCTATCCGCTCGCCTATGCCTGCTAA
- a CDS encoding iron-siderophore ABC transporter substrate-binding protein — protein MSRRALLRTMAAAAVAGHTPAFAQSAPRIVSLDYGLASTLLSLGIVPLAVSDLADWDKWVVEPVMPPSVVNLGSSWEVNFELLVALKPDIILTTPYLDELLPKLKQVAKVVRLEIYAPGIGPILPAAIAATRKLAVAIDRETEAEGFLARADAFFAECRARLAAKSPPLVALVNFMDARHARIYASPGLYHNVLERIGVRNAWTEESNYWGFQTIAIENLSRVADPDARLIAFEPVPADVLPKIMQSPLWQSLPFARPGHLSILPPALMFGMVNEAMRFGRLLTDLLDPKE, from the coding sequence ATGTCACGTCGTGCCCTCCTGCGGACAATGGCCGCCGCCGCGGTCGCAGGCCACACCCCAGCTTTTGCCCAATCCGCACCGCGGATCGTCAGCCTCGACTATGGTCTCGCATCGACGCTTCTGTCGCTTGGCATCGTTCCGTTGGCGGTATCCGATCTTGCCGACTGGGATAAATGGGTGGTCGAGCCGGTAATGCCCCCGTCCGTCGTGAACCTTGGCAGTTCGTGGGAGGTCAATTTCGAACTCCTCGTTGCCCTCAAGCCGGATATCATCCTGACGACTCCCTATCTCGACGAACTGCTGCCGAAGCTAAAGCAGGTCGCGAAAGTCGTCCGCCTCGAGATTTACGCACCCGGTATCGGCCCCATATTGCCGGCGGCCATCGCGGCCACAAGAAAACTCGCGGTAGCGATCGACCGGGAAACGGAGGCAGAAGGTTTTCTCGCGCGTGCGGATGCTTTCTTCGCCGAATGTCGCGCCCGTCTGGCCGCGAAATCCCCTCCTCTGGTAGCACTCGTCAATTTCATGGACGCACGCCACGCCAGAATCTATGCGAGCCCGGGCCTCTATCATAACGTTCTGGAGCGCATCGGTGTGCGGAACGCCTGGACCGAGGAATCGAACTACTGGGGCTTCCAAACGATCGCCATTGAGAACCTCTCCCGCGTCGCCGATCCCGATGCACGTCTGATCGCCTTCGAGCCGGTACCCGCTGATGTCCTGCCTAAAATCATGCAGAGCCCCCTGTGGCAAAGCCTACCATTCGCCCGGCCGGGACATCTCTCAATCCTTCCGCCTGCCTTGATGTTCGGCATGGTCAATGAGGCAATGCGGTTCGGCCGCCTTCTGACCGACCTTTTGGATCCCAAGGAATGA
- a CDS encoding DoxX family protein, producing the protein MRIFTGTTSLDIVLVWLAAGAFLVGAIVNASGHPKIRAGFVRLGFPFWWCWVTAAFELATAVLLVAAGTRYIGIALGACIMLAAIAAIVRIRNYRELPPPFVFLLLLALAGVSGQV; encoded by the coding sequence ATGAGAATTTTCACAGGCACAACGTCACTCGATATCGTCCTCGTCTGGCTGGCCGCCGGGGCGTTTCTCGTCGGTGCTATCGTCAACGCGAGTGGACATCCAAAAATCCGCGCGGGCTTCGTGCGACTTGGATTTCCTTTCTGGTGGTGCTGGGTCACAGCCGCCTTTGAGCTCGCAACCGCGGTGCTTTTGGTCGCAGCCGGCACCCGGTATATCGGGATCGCGCTGGGCGCCTGCATCATGCTCGCCGCGATCGCGGCCATCGTCCGTATCCGGAACTATCGAGAGCTCCCGCCACCTTTCGTGTTTCTGTTGCTGCTAGCACTGGCGGGTGTCAGCGGCCAAGTCTGA
- the fhuB gene encoding Fe(3+)-hydroxamate ABC transporter permease FhuB, translating to MNRIFGRFALGPAIVALAFLGAGALLSWFLIAHTLEAKSHAGYDVPRMVLFYSTLPRLATALLAGAALSLAGALLQQVLRNPLADPTTLGISAGANLALVVTTLFFPGLLELGRDLVALGGSAVVACLVMSLGARRGFSPFSLVLSGLVISLWCGALSAILTLLNERYLVSLFIWGAGSLAQQSWVIPVSLLWKTAVIAILCALVMRPLSLLDLGEGTASALGVRLVRLRFIVVGGAVALAAVVTSAVGVIGFIGLVAPTIARLSGARRPQQLLLWSPLIGAGLLLIADAAIQLLAGELGEFLPTGAVTAIFGSPLLLLLLPRLKVRHRVLQLKERAHSWAPAGTNTLAVALAVLLVALVVAAFVGRGIDGSWGFPHAALFGDIIPMRLPKVFAALSSGAMLAVAGVILQRITGNEMASPEVLGISAGATFGVTIAVFVFVPGLAGQLTFAAIGALLVLAMILLSSMRSGLAPERVLLAGISLSAMVDAIVGVLSSTGDPRAVLLMRWMSGSTYSVDARSATTVTIAAAILTAAAFFARRWLDILPLGPSPALAVGIPVRKSRFLLFGLAGLMSAAATLSVGPLTFIGLMGPHLAREAGLVRALPQMAGAAAIGGALMVLADFIGRTIVWPYQIPAGLVSALVGAPFLMMMLRRKS from the coding sequence ATGAACAGGATTTTTGGAAGGTTCGCACTCGGTCCCGCGATCGTCGCACTGGCATTTCTCGGCGCCGGCGCCCTCCTGTCGTGGTTCCTCATCGCCCATACGCTCGAAGCGAAAAGCCACGCTGGGTATGACGTGCCTCGAATGGTCCTTTTCTATTCGACGCTCCCTCGTCTTGCGACGGCGCTGCTCGCAGGGGCGGCGCTTTCTCTGGCCGGCGCGCTCCTTCAGCAGGTTCTACGCAACCCGCTTGCCGATCCGACGACGCTCGGCATTTCCGCCGGTGCCAATCTGGCGCTGGTCGTCACCACCTTGTTCTTCCCGGGCTTGCTGGAATTAGGCCGAGATCTGGTCGCGCTCGGGGGAAGCGCAGTGGTCGCCTGCCTCGTCATGAGCCTCGGGGCGCGGCGCGGCTTTTCGCCCTTTTCGCTGGTGTTGTCAGGCCTGGTCATCAGCCTGTGGTGCGGCGCCCTATCGGCAATCCTGACCCTTTTGAACGAGCGTTATCTTGTCAGCCTTTTCATCTGGGGCGCGGGATCGCTTGCGCAGCAGAGCTGGGTCATTCCGGTGTCACTCCTTTGGAAAACGGCGGTCATCGCAATCCTCTGCGCGCTCGTCATGCGGCCGCTTTCTCTTCTCGATCTCGGTGAAGGCACCGCATCGGCGCTCGGGGTCCGCCTTGTCCGGCTGCGTTTCATTGTCGTTGGCGGTGCGGTAGCGCTTGCCGCGGTTGTGACGAGCGCTGTCGGGGTCATCGGCTTCATCGGTCTGGTTGCGCCGACAATTGCCCGGCTTTCCGGGGCGCGGCGACCGCAGCAATTGCTGTTGTGGTCGCCCTTGATCGGCGCGGGGTTGTTGCTGATCGCTGACGCCGCCATCCAATTGCTTGCTGGTGAATTGGGAGAATTCTTGCCCACAGGTGCGGTGACGGCGATCTTCGGCTCACCCCTGCTTCTACTGCTACTTCCCCGGCTGAAGGTCCGGCACCGGGTATTGCAGCTAAAAGAGCGCGCGCATTCGTGGGCGCCGGCCGGAACGAACACGCTTGCCGTCGCGCTGGCCGTTTTGCTGGTGGCGCTCGTCGTCGCTGCGTTCGTTGGGCGCGGCATCGATGGAAGCTGGGGCTTCCCGCATGCGGCGCTCTTTGGCGATATCATTCCGATGCGGTTGCCTAAGGTCTTTGCCGCCCTGTCCTCCGGCGCGATGCTCGCCGTCGCGGGCGTCATTCTGCAGAGGATCACTGGCAACGAGATGGCAAGCCCCGAAGTGCTGGGCATCAGCGCGGGCGCGACCTTCGGTGTGACCATTGCCGTCTTTGTCTTCGTTCCGGGACTTGCCGGACAATTGACCTTCGCCGCCATTGGCGCGCTTCTTGTGCTCGCCATGATTCTGCTCAGTTCCATGCGCTCGGGACTGGCGCCGGAGCGTGTCCTGCTTGCCGGCATCTCTTTGAGCGCCATGGTCGATGCCATTGTTGGCGTCCTGAGTTCCACCGGCGATCCGCGCGCTGTCCTTCTGATGCGCTGGATGAGCGGTTCGACCTACAGCGTCGACGCTCGCTCCGCCACGACCGTTACCATCGCGGCCGCAATTCTGACCGCGGCAGCTTTCTTCGCCCGGCGCTGGCTGGACATCTTGCCGCTCGGTCCATCGCCGGCTCTCGCCGTCGGCATTCCAGTTCGTAAGTCACGCTTCCTGCTCTTCGGCCTTGCAGGGCTGATGAGCGCGGCGGCAACATTGAGCGTCGGCCCGCTGACGTTCATCGGGCTGATGGGGCCACATCTGGCAAGGGAAGCGGGGCTCGTCCGCGCTTTGCCGCAAATGGCGGGAGCAGCCGCCATCGGTGGCGCGCTAATGGTCCTTGCCGACTTCATCGGCCGCACCATCGTCTGGCCGTACCAGATACCAGCCGGCCTCGTCTCGGCCCTCGTCGGCGCCCCTTTCCTGATGATGATGCTGCGAAGAAAGAGCTGA
- a CDS encoding flavodoxin family protein, with the protein MSNRIASTVVVYHSGYGHTRRMAEAVAEGAGGVLCAIDADGNLSDDGWVALDAADAIIFGSPTYMGGPSWQFKKFADTSSKAWFINKWRDKVFGGFTNSASLNGDKLNTLEYFVLLAGQHGGLWVSLGLKPANVKASKRDDANRMGSYIAPMAQSDADAAPSEMSIGDLETARAYGDRVAQVAQRIASAQGA; encoded by the coding sequence ATGTCAAATCGCATAGCAAGCACAGTCGTCGTCTATCATTCCGGTTACGGCCACACCCGGCGGATGGCGGAAGCCGTAGCGGAGGGTGCGGGCGGAGTACTTTGCGCCATCGATGCGGATGGCAACCTTTCCGATGACGGATGGGTCGCGTTGGACGCCGCGGACGCCATCATCTTCGGATCGCCAACCTACATGGGTGGCCCGAGCTGGCAGTTTAAGAAGTTCGCCGACACGTCCTCGAAGGCTTGGTTCATCAACAAATGGCGGGACAAGGTTTTCGGGGGCTTCACCAACAGCGCCAGTTTGAACGGCGACAAGCTCAATACCCTCGAATATTTCGTTCTTCTGGCGGGACAGCACGGAGGTCTGTGGGTCAGTCTGGGGTTGAAGCCAGCGAACGTAAAGGCCTCGAAGCGCGACGATGCAAACAGGATGGGATCTTACATCGCGCCAATGGCGCAAAGCGATGCCGACGCAGCCCCGAGCGAAATGTCGATCGGCGATCTGGAAACTGCCCGCGCTTACGGCGATCGCGTAGCACAAGTTGCGCAGCGGATTGCATCGGCTCAAGGCGCCTGA